The following are encoded together in the Microcaecilia unicolor chromosome 12, aMicUni1.1, whole genome shotgun sequence genome:
- the UBE2Z gene encoding ubiquitin-conjugating enzyme E2 Z yields MTRLGGALPLSSLVSCDRGVTLCPLLADLESRKRGGMAESQAEEAAVMAAAGGGTAAGHAGASGTGSSGANAAFLSAELWAAAAGFGMPAADVSGTTTGPSPGLPGSLTPIAGLQPTGAVLLTHSTFWDPTLSSDWDNDRASPQCLLRIKRDIMSIYKEPPPGMFVVPDPQDMTKIHALITGPFDTPYEGGFFLFLFRCPPDYPIHPPRVKLMTTGNNTVRFNPNFYRNGKVCLSILGTWTGPAWSPAQSISSVLISVQSLMTENPYHNEPGFEQERHSGDSKNYNECIRHEAIRVAVCDMLEGKCPCPEALWNVMEKSFMEYYDFYEVVCKDRLHLQGQSMQDPFGEKRGYFDYQSLLTRLQSIRQKIQEKHQPENLDIDTDTSSSETETDTQGSTQL; encoded by the exons ATGACGCGTCTCGGAGGCGCTCTGCCATTGTCATCGTTGGTTTCGTGTGACAGGGGGGTGACGCTCTGTCCTCTACTCGCTGATCTGGAGTCCCGGAAGCGGGGAGGAATGGCGGAGAGTCAAGCGGAGGAAGCGGCAGTGATGGCTGCTGCTGGTGGTGGCACGGCAGCGGGTCACGCTGGGGCAAGCGGCACTGGCAGCAGCGGAGCAAACGCGGCCTTTCTGTCCGCGGAGCTatgggcggcggcggcggggttcGGGATGCCAGCGGCCGATGTGAGTGGGACGACGACGGGGCCTAGCCCTGGACTTCCTGGCTCCCTCACTCCCATAGCTGGGCTGCAGCCTACTGGGGCTGTGCTCCTCACTCATTCCACTTTCTGGGACCCGACGCTGAGTTCAGACTGGGATAATGACCGAGCCTCTCCGCAGTGTTTGCTGCGCATCAAACG GGATATCATGTCCATTTACAAAGAACCTCCCCCAGGAATGTTTGTGGTGCCTGATCCTCAGGATATGACCAAG ATTCATGCATTGATCACAGGCCCATTTGACACGCCTTATGAAGGGGGTTTCTTCTTGTTCCTGTTTCGCTGTCCTCCAGATTATCCCATCCACCCACCACGGGTCAAGCTGATGACAACTGGGAACAATACTGTGAGGTTTAATCCTAACTTCTACCGCAACGGGAAGGTCTGCCTGAGTATTTTAGG CACATGGACTGGACCTGCTTGGAGTCCAGCTCAGAGTATCTCTTCAGTCCTCATCTCTGTCCAGTCTTTGATGACGGAGAACCCATATCACAATGAACCTGGCTTTGAACAG GAGCGTCATTCAGGGGACAGTAAGAATTATAACGAGTGCATTCGACACGAAGCCATCCGAGTGGCAGTCTGTGATATGCTTGAAGGAAAATGTCCCTGTCCTGAGGCTTTATG GAATGTGATGGAGAAGTCGTTCATGGAATATTATGATTTCTATGAGGTCGTGTGCAAGGACAGACTTCATCTCCAGGGACAGAGCATGCAG GATCCTTTTGGTGAAAAACGAGGTTACTTTGACTACCAGTCTTTACTGACACGTTTACAATCAATTCGACAAAAGATACAGGAGAAACACCAGCCTGAGAACTTGGATATAGATACGGACACTAGTTCCTCTGAGACAGAGACAGATACACAAGGGAGTACCCAACTGTAG